In Limanda limanda chromosome 3, fLimLim1.1, whole genome shotgun sequence, the sequence TCCCTCTGAAGTGTACAGAATATAACTGAAGAGAATATAATTGTAGTTGGGGGATTGTGTCTTTAGCTTGTaagggaaatgtaacattttcacCACAATATAATCATGTTtgtttcccctttgattgatcataaTTGAATCTCatacaatgtaaccttgatcatgctgtatcctgtactactgaatgaatcttggcctgattgctttaactaaggcattgttgttttcatgtcatcAGAAGATCACAACCTTTGACTTTGTAACAACCccaaccagagtgggaggggtgaGCCAAATGTAATAAGACAAAGAACTGTTTCCCATCggtgtgcatattacaaactaacctttgtcctatgcaccatgctctgagcattggTGCATAGTAAGAGATTACTACACACTGTAAGAGATTTGTGTCTCGTTCCTCGTTGTTACGGTttggattgtagaaattgccacaaacttttcaaataaaaagagaagaCACTGTCTGGTTTGGACTGATGAACCCTGGCACTGCTTCAGGACAGTCTGAAGAGTtagtgggtggatggatggacacaTGATAATCTCTAAGACTCAGAGGACAAAATCTTCATTTAGGAAACGGCCAGACGACTCGTTGGCAagcctctccatccctctcagacggggggggtgggggggggggggtataagtgtgtgtttgtgtgagatatCTGTATGGGGGGGGAGCTGAGAGTGTGTGGGTAGAGTCTtacaaggaagaaaaaaacatctgctgAGGGCAAATTTCCATTCTGCCAAGTCTGGGAAGAGACAGCAAATGAAAATCTCTCCCCTGCCCGACAGTTACATCACAATGACCCCCCCCACAGCCTCATTCTCCGACAGGGCTCTGTGCTGCACGttggatcaaaccaccaacacCAGTGTCTTCTACATGCATCCGAGACACAGCTATTGAGACATTTTGGTCAATGAGTAACGCTGCAGTAAGTTTTTGTTAACATCCTGCAACGAAAAAACGTCGGTGTCCAAGGGTCAGCTTTCAGGAATAGGTCACTGAGCAGGTATGAACAGCACACAATGTGTTCACCTGGAGAGCGAAACATGGAAGAGTGCCCTCTAGTGTTGGATAAAATACTGTCATGATAAAATCATCAGCTCCCAGTAAAGATTCCTCTAAACCTGGTTTGCGGGTGAGTCCTGCCAGGGGGCGAGTCACATTACAGGCCGATCAAAAAGCTCACGTTTGTCAGCTCACATTTATTCTGCTAAATAACTGTGTCATCCTTGTTTCAACTTCTGAACAAGTCAACAATTTGCTCTGTGGGTTTTACCAGACTGTATCTGGACTGTGGGGGAAACAGTGGAAAGCCCAAAAGTAGGCAGAGCGGACGTTTAAccacaaaaacatgtttcaccTTTGgtgtataaaaataaacagatgagCAAAAGGtcaaatgtctctttttttcactttctttaacattgtaagtTTTTTCCcaaagaataattaatggatcttgatcaACGAAATCAAGCCAATTTAGGGGAAAGGATATCAATAAGTGTGTAACGTTTTCGTTCTAACCCAAATTAGTAAGAGAGAGCGGCGACTAAAGTTCACAAAGTGCTGCTACGTTGAGCTGAATCGAGTTTCTCAAATGAAAGTACTACACAGATTTTGATTTCCAGctttgtttaatgtttattgACAACAGTACTCTCCTTAAAGACATCAGAACAACAGGACGAGATTTTATGAGCAACGTAATATTTTGTCTTAAAAGTCCAGGTAACCCTGGGAATCACTTTAAGCTTTAAGTGCACACATTAGTGTCATAACCCCATTCAAAAGTGATAGAAAATGCAATTCCTTCTTCTTCTATCAAACCCCCAGTTTCCATTTTGTTACAGCAAGTTGGTACAAGGAATgcttttttcaaatatttccctATTTTCGCTGATATATTTGTTAGAAAACTCTTTACAGATTCAGGGTGGCAGAGGTCTGTGACATTGCGTTGTAAATGAACGTGTTGCTGAAGGGCACAAATTGGTGGCTCACGATCTTGATGGCCTCTTGAGCAGCACATCCTAAAGAAACAAGACAGAGATTAAGAGACATTTCTGATTTATTAGCAGTGTTTGGGACAGATATGCTGCGCATTAGAATGAGTGATAAAGCATTACCTCCCAAAAATGCTGCAACTGTGTGTGGCTCTGCTGCACCGTATCGACAGCTGCAGGTTATGAAAGATAAAGGAATTGGATCATTATTTGGCAAAATTTTTAACGACTGCTCTAAATATTAAACTTAGCACTGAACATTACTTACAACTCGTGGATATAGTCGTCTTTGATATTGACATTGAGGCTGTACTCCTGCAGAAGGCTGTTTACACACAGCTTCAGTTTGCTGATGTCATCCTCAACTTGGTAGTTGTAAACTCCTGGTAAGAGACGATATACAGAAGCATAGGAAGGAATTATCAACATGATTCTTAAAAATCATACTATGAAGTGTGCAGTATTGTAGTAGGCAGCTCATCAAATGTAATCCAAAGACCCAACAAGTGATAAAAACTTTGAAAGTCTGTCAATGACTTAATAACTCTGTCCTGTTAATAACGAAAGAAAATCTGCAACTTGCAAAACAACGCAGAAAACTAGATTGCACGATTATTACTTGGTTCCATTGAAGTGTTTTGAGtttggttcaattcttgaaatAAAATGATGTATGAAGTGTGCCTGGACCTGGGTAGCGGGAGTGCTGCTGATAGAAGCGATCGACAGCACGAAGCATGAGGTAGAAAACCATCTCGCTGTCAGGACTGTCCATGCACGAGGCTGGAAGACACACGAAAAGACACTCTGGTTGTTAGGGGAACATATACGTTGCTAACCATTATTAGAGTTAGCTGAAACATAACAAACGACCACAGACGACACAGAAAAGTTTTTAATCAGAAAGAAAATGAACCTCCAACTCACtgatttcatctttatttacggACTCCACACTATATTCTTCAGCCAGAGATCTGCAGCGCACCACTCGCAGAAAGGAGGCATTCTTACCTAGATGTCCAGACAGATGACTACAGTTAGGAGTAATTAAATTAGCCACCGATTAGATTATGTCATTCCTGCATCTAGACTAGTTAGAGTTATGTTCAGTCCAGGAGCAGCGGTGACAACATCACGAATCtgaacagcagcagaaaaataaaaaatttgtgAATTCAGAAAAGGCAGCACTACTTCATGACGGCAACATTTGTAACTGATGACTAAACAGCATGGGACTGCTCCAATTTACACATTATACCCACATATTTACATCCATGTAGAGTAGTGTATATCTAAATTGAACCTCAGTGGTTATGTTTACAtggataatataataattaccAAGAATAATCACATCAGGCAGTGTAACTAATGGGTGTGTTATTTCAAGTAAAAGATGTTTAAATCAATTTCTAGCCGTGACGGTTCTTATTTGAGAATGTTCTTACAGAACTGCAACAAAAGGAAAACTCAAATTCCACATctcaatataaaataaacataaaaacacgGTGGTATCAACAGTGTTTGGCTTTAATCAAATTCGAGGGAAAAGCAAAATATAAGTGAATATAAAATTTGATGTAAGGATTGTTGTTCAAAGGAAAGTTTACTTACAGAATAGCTTGATGTCCTTTTCACAGATGCTCTCTGGTGGCTGGGAGAAAGGAAAAGGAATCTCAGTTTCAGAGTGCATGCTGTGACCCATTCCATCGAGAATTTCCAAGTCACAGCTAATTCATCGGATTtagaaacttttattttgaggcGACTAGACACTATTGAACACAAGTTTGACTTTAACACTCTTAATAAGGGAGTAAAAAGTTTTTATAACATACCTTTGCAACGGATTGCAACAGACGTTCTACGTGCttggaaacagcagctgcatCCTGCAGGGCCTTTTCCCTGTAActgaaattaaacagaaaactaAAATTATCTCTTTGCCTCAGACAACCAGTCGAGCTGCAGGAAACATGGTCACAAAACCCCCTTGTCCTCCTCGGTTATGATGTGAGGTTATGGTAAGAAAAGTGTTTTCGTGGAAAATTATGAGGTCACAGTAAAGTCGACTTTGggatataaaatgtcatcacttgTTTTGTAATAATAAGacatttgtgtgaaatgttgcCAAAGTGCTGCATTCATTCTTGATTTATGGTcaaaattgtttttgtgtgacaACAGtgaccatgacctttgaccactaaacTCTTAGTCAGAGAATCTTTGGATCCAAGGGAATGTTTGTGGAATATTTGAAGTGAATTTCAATATTGTGTCGAGTCGAACATTGaggtgaggtcacagtgaccttgacctttgactcctGATCACACCCTCACACAGCCACATTATAAAAGCATGCATGGTTAGAAACAGACATACAGTATAGAGCAACTCCCCCGTTGACCGGAACACTTTTCATGAAAGTTCCTCTCGACAAATTCTAAACAACAAACAGTCCCATATTCCACACTTACACATTTTGAAGGTTGATAAACTTCTGAGAGTCTGCGATCATGTCTGGGATGCTTCCCCTCACAGGGAGGCTTCCATTTCCTTCATTGTGAACAAACTCCTTGACAGCTCGCAGCATCACCCAGAAGGTCGGAGTCTGCAGCACAGACACGCAGCACAGTTAGCAAGAATCCAAATTACTACCTATTTTAAAGTGGGATAGAACTGTAGCCCAAAGGCAGACCCAAGTCTCTCAGTTCACACGTAACATCAGAACGAATCTCCAAATAAACGCATACATGATTGCTGTTTGCAGAAACCAAATCTGCAGTTGTTTTTGGCAGACGAGTCCACTGtcaatgtgtatttgtgtgagtgggagaggaacagagagaaacacagggagAGCCAGGCAGGGAGGGGCTGAGCGAATCAATGTGCTGTGAACAGTTCCACAATGAAATCAAATTCTACCCATTTGAAATAGGAAAAAATCGATACGAAAAATCAATATGTGGCCACCGATGCTGATAGTGTATGGGAAACACAGAGACTCTTTAAGAATATTGACCTGTAGCAGGTCAGAGTCCTTCGATGAGACCCAGGAATCCTTTGTGTTCACAGAGCTAAAAGAATGTGACCATGTGTGTCCCAGCGCACCCCCGAAAGATAGGAACAGATGCAGTTCTGATAAATTAGTTTCAGGGAATAGTCCGAACCTGTGAGGTGATGTTGTTACACTGCTCACTGTTGAAGAGGTCTTCAAGAGCACTATTAATCTGCAGAAAAAAGAGATGTGACATGAACAGTCGAACTACTAACTTTGCATCTAAAGATAACAGACTGTTTCAGGGTTAATAAGATTAGATATTTTGCATGGGACAGATGTCTCTTGAAAACCAAATGAGTATTTGAGATCTGGCACCTTGGTTGGATTTAAAGCCGTATTGACATTTTTTATAGCTTCCTCGAAGTTTTCTTCATCCTCTGGGCAACCGTTGTCATTCTTCAGGACCCCTGAAgagacacaaaataataatcaatcacAGACGGGGTTGAGTTACACAGACGAGTCATTGACCTGCAGTCTAGAGGTCCACAGATACCTTCCCGAATGACTTGTCTGAATGCCTCTTTCTCCTTGTAATTTTTTGGTGGCTGGCAGTCGTGCTAcaaggacagaggaagaggacatTTATTGTTTAGCAACATTAACAAAccacatgaataaatatgagTGACGATGTCTTGATCAGAAAAATGTACTGTACCTCACTGAGCCATTTCTCCAGATATTTCGCAACAATGATGACCCAAGGTGTGTGACTGTGATCCTACAGGATAAATGAAGATTTAGTTATTGTCACTTTGTGTAAATCTTTACAGGATTAAACTGGTTTAAACTTGCTAATGTGCCGAAACCAAAATAGATACCTTCTTGTCCATTTTGTCAAGGTCATAGGACTGAATGTGTTTCTTTAATTCACTAAAAGGCTGATCTAACCTCAGGTCCTCCAAGGCATTGTCTGGGTGAGATTCAATCACTGAAGAGAGACAGTAAAATATGctgtataatatttattattttacattaaaaacatttctaaataacATGTATAAGAATCAAGCCACCATGAAATACCCATATAACATGTATATATCACAGAGC encodes:
- the nae1 gene encoding NEDD8-activating enzyme E1 regulatory subunit, which translates into the protein MAATQASKEQKYDRQLRLWGDHGQESLENAHVCLINATATGTEILKNLVLPGVGAFTIVDGHTVSGEDVGNNFFLSNNSIGKNRAQAATELLQELNSDVSGNFVEESPDKLLDNDPEFFHRFTIVIGVHLPESTCLRLGYVLWSASVPFLICKTYGLIGYMRLAVQEHTVIESHPDNALEDLRLDQPFSELKKHIQSYDLDKMDKKDHSHTPWVIIVAKYLEKWLSEHDCQPPKNYKEKEAFRQVIREGVLKNDNGCPEDEENFEEAIKNVNTALNPTKINSALEDLFNSEQCNNITSQTPTFWVMLRAVKEFVHNEGNGSLPVRGSIPDMIADSQKFINLQNVYREKALQDAAAVSKHVERLLQSVAKPPESICEKDIKLFCKNASFLRVVRCRSLAEEYSVESVNKDEITSCMDSPDSEMVFYLMLRAVDRFYQQHSRYPGVYNYQVEDDISKLKLCVNSLLQEYSLNVNIKDDYIHEFCRYGAAEPHTVAAFLGGCAAQEAIKIVSHQFVPFSNTFIYNAMSQTSATLNL